One window of the Pseudomonas sp. S04 genome contains the following:
- a CDS encoding DUF1289 domain-containing protein — translation MTEPAPVRAPKPLYSNVSPAVPSPCTNVCRLDEEKVCKGCFRHVEDIREWRSADDERRRVICAQAHNRRAHVAR, via the coding sequence GTGACTGAACCTGCCCCCGTTCGTGCGCCCAAGCCGCTGTACAGTAATGTCAGCCCGGCCGTGCCATCGCCCTGCACCAATGTCTGCCGGCTGGATGAGGAAAAAGTCTGCAAGGGCTGTTTCCGCCATGTCGAAGATATTCGTGAATGGCGTTCGGCGGACGATGAACGACGCCGGGTGATTTGCGCCCAGGCGCACAATCGCCGCGCCCACGTCGCTCGGTAG
- the lptM gene encoding LPS translocon maturation chaperone LptM, with protein sequence MKRLISSLAALASLVAFTCLLSACGQKGPLYLPDDSKPADEQAKSSQSKAHEHSNSTY encoded by the coding sequence ATGAAGCGCCTGATCTCTTCCCTTGCTGCGCTCGCTTCGCTCGTCGCTTTTACCTGCCTGTTATCGGCCTGCGGTCAAAAAGGCCCGCTGTACCTGCCCGATGACAGCAAGCCTGCAGATGAACAGGCCAAATCGTCGCAGTCCAAAGCGCACGAACACAGCAACAGCACCTACTAA
- the cyaY gene encoding iron donor protein CyaY, with translation MSLTEARFHDLVDATQQTLEDIFDDSGLDVDLESSAGVLTVKFESGSQLIFSRQEPLRQLWLAAVSGGFHFDYDEESERWMCDKSEEQLGEMLERIVKQQADAELDFEGL, from the coding sequence ATGAGTTTGACTGAAGCCCGTTTCCACGACCTGGTCGATGCCACCCAGCAGACACTGGAAGATATTTTCGACGACAGCGGCCTGGATGTTGATCTGGAAAGTTCGGCTGGGGTCCTGACCGTCAAGTTCGAAAGCGGCAGCCAGTTGATCTTCAGCCGCCAGGAGCCACTGCGCCAGTTGTGGCTGGCAGCGGTGTCCGGCGGGTTCCACTTCGACTACGACGAAGAAAGCGAGCGCTGGATGTGTGACAAGAGCGAAGAGCAACTGGGCGAAATGCTCGAGCGCATCGTCAAGCAGCAAGCCGATGCCGAGCTCGACTTCGAAGGTCTCTGA
- the rnk gene encoding nucleoside diphosphate kinase regulator: MTVPSITLTRLDVQRLERLIDSLDDTLPGVIALQTELDRADTLVGHDEVPADVVTMNSRVHCREESGGKDYHLTLVYPKDANADEGKISILAPVGSALLGLKVGQHIDWPAPGGKTLKLTLLEVENQPANGGDFSL; encoded by the coding sequence ATGACCGTACCTTCCATCACTCTTACCCGTCTGGACGTACAACGTCTGGAGCGCCTGATCGACAGCCTGGATGACACGCTGCCGGGCGTGATCGCGCTGCAAACCGAACTGGATCGCGCCGATACTCTGGTCGGTCACGATGAGGTGCCTGCCGATGTCGTAACCATGAACTCGCGTGTTCATTGCCGTGAAGAAAGCGGCGGCAAGGACTATCACCTGACCCTGGTCTACCCCAAGGACGCGAATGCCGATGAAGGCAAGATTTCCATTCTTGCGCCGGTCGGCAGTGCACTGCTGGGCCTGAAGGTTGGCCAGCACATCGACTGGCCAGCACCGGGTGGCAAGACCCTGAAGCTGACCCTGCTCGAAGTCGAGAACCAGCCAGCCAATGGCGGCGATTTCTCCCTCTGA